In Coprobacter tertius, the following proteins share a genomic window:
- a CDS encoding cation:proton antiporter has protein sequence MENLNPLISDLALILILAGIISLLFKWLKQPVVLGYIVAGFLAGPHFVFFPTITDAADIDIWANIGIIILLFSLGLEFSFRKLLNVGGSAFITASVIVCGMMMLGYATGRLLHFSYLDSLFLGGMLSMSSTTIIIKAFTDLNMRKQKFTSLVFGVLIVEDMFAVLMMVLLSSIAVNHDLEGKELIYSVFKLAFFLIMWFLIGIFMLPTILKKARKFLNSETLLIVSMGLCLGMVVLASYVGFSAALGAFVMGSILAGTNEAERISKVVQPVKDLFGAVFFISVGMLVSPEALVEYAVPIVILSAVVIVGQIFFGTSGMLISGQSLQVAVKSGFSLAQIGEFAFIIATLGMTLKVIDSFLYPIVVAVSVVTTFTTPYFIKMADPVYRWLERHLPERMNLILSRYSANAMAIQPENTWKKVLGMYVGKIALYSTILIALIILSKKWFIPMVNDHLPTFWGTLLATVISLMTMSPFLWGLSMKRVKRDLLDQLKREDRGNQMPLIIMIIFRIILGVGFVAYFLSGIYSQRLGIIIVVSVFILLFIIFSKKVQRQVSRMEDMFMNNLNERELRRTGKKNSLIRNMHLAHMEVSGDCKFVGKRLRDANIRKEYGVNVVSIKRGNKRMNIPDGESRIFPGDVVSVIGTDDQIQKFLTVVEPPVPEDEPEAESVKVSFESFAIASDSYLIGKTVSESGIRDKESCLLVGIERKDGTFIQPTGQTVFEAGDLLWIVGEDAKIDKIMNGPDLAD, from the coding sequence ATGGAGAATCTTAATCCCCTGATATCGGATCTGGCGTTAATTTTAATCTTAGCCGGAATAATTTCTTTACTATTTAAGTGGTTAAAACAACCAGTAGTTTTGGGGTATATAGTCGCCGGATTTTTAGCAGGTCCCCATTTCGTTTTTTTTCCTACGATAACCGATGCTGCCGATATCGATATATGGGCGAATATCGGGATAATCATTTTGCTTTTTTCATTGGGTTTGGAATTTAGTTTCCGTAAATTGTTGAATGTGGGAGGTTCGGCTTTTATAACGGCTTCAGTAATTGTGTGCGGAATGATGATGTTAGGATATGCGACAGGACGTTTGTTGCATTTTTCATATCTCGATAGTTTATTTTTAGGAGGTATGCTTTCGATGTCATCGACGACCATTATTATAAAGGCATTTACCGATCTGAATATGAGAAAACAGAAATTTACTTCTCTTGTATTCGGAGTACTTATCGTAGAAGATATGTTTGCCGTTTTGATGATGGTATTGTTATCATCTATAGCCGTAAATCATGATCTTGAAGGAAAGGAATTGATATACAGTGTTTTTAAATTGGCTTTTTTTCTTATTATGTGGTTTCTTATCGGAATATTTATGTTACCGACAATTTTGAAAAAAGCCAGGAAATTTCTGAATTCCGAAACATTGCTTATCGTATCTATGGGACTATGTTTAGGAATGGTCGTTTTAGCTTCTTATGTGGGGTTCTCAGCTGCTTTAGGAGCCTTTGTCATGGGATCGATATTAGCGGGTACGAATGAGGCGGAACGCATTTCTAAAGTCGTTCAACCGGTTAAGGATTTATTTGGTGCAGTGTTTTTTATATCAGTGGGAATGCTGGTTAGCCCTGAAGCATTGGTAGAGTATGCAGTTCCTATTGTCATTTTGTCGGCAGTCGTAATAGTCGGCCAGATATTTTTCGGAACAAGCGGTATGCTTATTTCAGGACAATCGTTGCAAGTAGCTGTTAAATCAGGTTTTAGCCTTGCACAAATCGGGGAATTTGCTTTTATTATCGCCACCTTGGGGATGACACTGAAGGTGATCGATAGTTTTTTATATCCGATTGTCGTTGCGGTTTCGGTTGTAACGACTTTTACAACTCCGTATTTTATAAAAATGGCCGACCCTGTATATCGTTGGCTCGAGAGACATTTACCCGAACGGATGAATTTGATACTTTCGCGCTATAGTGCGAATGCTATGGCTATACAGCCCGAAAATACATGGAAAAAGGTATTGGGTATGTATGTGGGTAAGATTGCCTTGTATTCTACGATTCTGATCGCATTGATAATATTGTCAAAAAAATGGTTTATTCCTATGGTAAATGATCATTTACCGACTTTTTGGGGAACTCTTTTAGCTACTGTTATATCTTTAATGACGATGTCGCCGTTTTTATGGGGCCTTTCGATGAAAAGGGTAAAACGAGACCTGTTGGATCAATTAAAAAGAGAAGACAGGGGAAATCAGATGCCATTGATAATTATGATTATCTTCCGTATTATATTGGGAGTCGGATTTGTTGCCTATTTCCTGAGTGGTATATATTCTCAGCGATTGGGTATTATAATCGTCGTATCGGTGTTTATATTGTTGTTTATTATATTTTCCAAAAAAGTGCAGAGACAGGTGTCGCGTATGGAAGATATGTTTATGAATAACTTGAACGAACGTGAATTGAGGCGTACGGGTAAAAAAAATAGTCTGATACGGAATATGCATCTGGCTCATATGGAAGTATCCGGAGATTGCAAATTTGTAGGAAAACGGCTTCGGGATGCCAATATTAGAAAAGAATACGGGGTGAATGTCGTAAGTATCAAACGGGGAAATAAACGGATGAATATACCCGATGGTGAAAGTCGTATTTTCCCGGGGGATGTGGTAAGTGTCATTGGAACTGACGACCAGATACAAAAGTTCCTTACGGTTGTAGAACCTCCTGTTCCTGAAGATGAACCGGAAGCAGAATCGGTAAAAGTATCTTTTGAAAGTTTTGCAATAGCTTCTGATTCTTATCTGATCGGTAAAACAGTAAGTGAGTCTGGAATTCGAGATAAGGAATCTTGTCTTTTAGTAGGGATAGAACGTAAAGACGGAACTTTTATTCAACCTACCGGACAAACGGTTTTTGAAGCAGGAGATCTTTTATGGATTGTCGGAGAGGATGCTAAAATTGATAAGATAATGAATGGTCCTGACTTGGCAGATTGA
- a CDS encoding peptide chain release factor 3 gives MSTLTEEINKRRTFAIISHPDAGKTTLTEKLLLFGGAIHVAGAVKSNKIKKTATSDWMEIEKQRGISVATSVMGFNYGDYKINILDTPGHQDFAEDTYRTLTAVDSVIIVIDAAKGVEMQTRKLMEVCRMRKTPVIVFINKMDREGKDPFDLLDEVEAELQISVRPLSWPINIGQRFKGVYNIFEENLNLYTPSKQVVTESVEFKDINNPELERYIGEDDAKKLRNDLELIEGVYSDFSVDDYLQGNLAPVFFGSALNNFGVKELLDCFVQIAPVPRPVQALERVVKPEEENFSGFVFKIHANMDPNHRSCIAFVKICSGKFERNANYKHVRNGKMMRFSSPTAFMAQKKSTVDEAYPGDIVGLPDTGNFKIGDTLTGGEELHFKGLPSFSPEMFKYIENTDPMKTKQLNKGLDQLMDEGVAQLFSHQFNGRKIVGTVGQLQFEVIQYRLLHEYGAQCRWEPISLYKACWIESDDTEALENFKRRKFQFMAKDKENRDVFLADSNYVLQMAQSDFPKIKFHFTSEF, from the coding sequence GTGAGTACTTTAACTGAAGAAATTAACAAAAGAAGAACATTTGCGATTATCAGTCATCCTGATGCGGGAAAAACGACCTTGACGGAAAAATTGTTGCTTTTCGGAGGAGCTATACATGTTGCTGGAGCTGTAAAGTCGAATAAGATTAAAAAAACGGCTACATCTGACTGGATGGAAATCGAAAAACAAAGAGGAATTTCGGTTGCTACATCAGTCATGGGATTTAATTATGGCGATTATAAGATAAATATCTTGGATACCCCCGGGCATCAGGATTTTGCCGAAGATACTTACCGTACTCTTACAGCGGTAGATAGTGTTATCATTGTTATAGATGCGGCGAAAGGCGTAGAGATGCAAACCCGAAAACTCATGGAAGTTTGTCGTATGCGGAAAACTCCCGTTATTGTGTTTATCAATAAGATGGACCGTGAAGGAAAAGATCCGTTCGATCTTCTCGATGAGGTAGAGGCCGAGCTTCAGATATCTGTGCGTCCTTTAAGTTGGCCTATAAATATAGGACAACGATTTAAAGGGGTATATAATATTTTTGAGGAAAATCTTAATTTATACACTCCCAGTAAACAGGTTGTAACCGAATCGGTAGAATTTAAGGATATAAATAATCCAGAACTCGAACGTTATATAGGAGAAGATGATGCTAAGAAATTAAGGAACGATTTGGAATTGATCGAAGGAGTTTATTCCGATTTTAGTGTCGATGATTATTTACAGGGTAATTTAGCTCCGGTATTTTTCGGATCGGCGTTAAATAATTTCGGGGTAAAAGAATTACTCGATTGTTTTGTGCAGATTGCACCTGTTCCACGCCCGGTACAAGCTTTGGAAAGGGTTGTTAAGCCCGAAGAAGAGAACTTTTCGGGATTTGTATTCAAGATACATGCCAATATGGATCCTAACCATCGTAGTTGTATCGCATTTGTTAAGATATGTTCGGGGAAATTCGAACGGAATGCCAATTATAAACACGTGCGGAATGGTAAAATGATGCGATTTTCCAGTCCGACGGCTTTTATGGCACAAAAAAAATCGACGGTGGACGAAGCATATCCCGGAGATATCGTCGGATTACCTGATACGGGTAATTTTAAAATTGGAGATACGCTAACGGGTGGGGAAGAATTGCATTTTAAAGGATTACCGAGTTTTTCTCCCGAGATGTTTAAATATATTGAGAATACCGATCCTATGAAAACAAAACAGTTGAATAAGGGCCTCGACCAGTTGATGGATGAGGGGGTAGCCCAATTGTTTTCGCATCAGTTTAACGGTCGCAAGATCGTTGGTACGGTAGGCCAGTTACAGTTCGAAGTAATACAATACAGACTATTGCATGAATATGGTGCTCAGTGTCGATGGGAACCGATAAGTCTTTATAAGGCCTGTTGGATTGAAAGTGACGATACAGAAGCGCTGGAGAATTTCAAACGGAGGAAATTTCAGTTTATGGCTAAAGATAAAGAAAATCGGGATGTATTTTTAGCTGATTCTAATTATGTATTGCAAATGGCGCAAAGTGATTTCCCCAAAATAAAATTCCATTTTACGTCGGAATTCTAA
- the rfbD gene encoding dTDP-4-dehydrorhamnose reductase produces MSTILITGANGQLGYEIRLQSVNKTSHKFIFTDIEDLDITDAIAVSRFVTDKSIDFIVNCAAYTAVDKAEDDLELCHRINAFAVKNLAQAARQIGAKMIHISTDYVYSGTNYKPYLEEDLTGPRSVYGKTKLEGEKLLFETCEDSLVLRTSWLYSPYGNNFVKTMMRLGAERNELSVVADQIGSPTYAADLAGVILSIIDSRKFVPGIYNYSNEGICSWYDFAKTIHRMSGIDTCNVVPIAGADYKAKAERPFYSVMNKKKIKNIYGVEIPWWEDSLLKCIRILMK; encoded by the coding sequence ATGAGTACAATATTAATTACGGGGGCTAACGGTCAGTTAGGATACGAAATACGTTTACAGTCTGTAAATAAAACTTCTCATAAATTTATATTTACGGATATCGAAGATCTCGATATTACCGATGCTATTGCCGTTTCTCGTTTTGTTACCGATAAAAGTATCGATTTTATTGTAAATTGTGCTGCTTATACTGCTGTTGATAAAGCTGAAGATGATCTTGAACTTTGTCATAGGATAAATGCTTTTGCCGTAAAAAATTTAGCTCAGGCAGCACGGCAGATCGGAGCGAAAATGATACATATTTCTACCGATTATGTATATAGTGGAACAAATTATAAACCTTATTTGGAAGAGGATCTTACAGGTCCCCGTTCGGTATATGGAAAAACAAAACTTGAAGGGGAGAAACTCTTGTTTGAAACATGTGAAGATTCTCTTGTTCTGCGTACCTCTTGGTTATATTCTCCTTATGGTAATAATTTTGTAAAAACGATGATGAGGCTTGGAGCGGAACGAAATGAACTGTCTGTTGTAGCAGACCAGATCGGTTCTCCTACTTATGCAGCTGATCTTGCCGGTGTTATTCTGAGCATCATTGATAGTCGAAAATTTGTACCCGGTATTTATAATTATTCCAATGAAGGAATATGCAGTTGGTATGATTTTGCTAAGACGATTCATCGTATGTCAGGTATCGATACGTGTAATGTTGTGCCTATTGCGGGGGCTGATTATAAAGCTAAAGCGGAGCGCCCGTTTTACAGTGTAATGAATAAGAAAAAAATAAAAAATATTTATGGAGTGGAGATTCCCTGGTGGGAAGATAGTCTCTTAAAATGTATCCGAATTTTAATGAAATAA
- a CDS encoding DUF4924 family protein, with product MLIASLKKKENIAEYLLYMWQIEDLIRAYNLNIDLIRGEIIDRYDLPEEQKKQMQEWYESLIDMMRSEGVVEKGHLQLNKNIIIDLTDLHQALLKSSKQPQYGAAFFKTLPYIVELRGKSGENQVGEIETCFNALYGVLLLKLQKKEISEDTEKAIKQITSFLALLSEKYKQEKDGVLKL from the coding sequence ATGCTGATTGCAAGCCTGAAAAAAAAAGAAAATATTGCCGAGTATTTGCTTTATATGTGGCAAATAGAAGATCTGATACGGGCTTATAATTTAAATATCGATCTGATTCGAGGGGAGATTATCGATCGCTATGATCTTCCTGAAGAACAAAAAAAACAGATGCAGGAATGGTATGAGAGTTTGATCGATATGATGCGTAGTGAAGGAGTTGTAGAGAAAGGGCATTTGCAATTAAATAAAAATATAATTATCGATCTTACCGATTTACATCAAGCTTTATTGAAATCGTCGAAACAGCCCCAGTATGGAGCCGCTTTTTTTAAAACACTTCCTTATATTGTAGAATTGAGGGGAAAATCGGGCGAAAATCAGGTGGGAGAGATTGAAACCTGTTTTAATGCATTGTATGGTGTATTATTGTTGAAACTACAGAAAAAAGAAATTTCGGAAGACACAGAGAAAGCGATAAAACAAATTACATCATTTTTAGCATTACTTTCCGAGAAGTATAAACAGGAGAAAGATGGAGTGTTAAAACTCTGA
- a CDS encoding UDP-N-acetylmuramate--alanine ligase, whose amino-acid sequence MKRVHIVSEGDSYMYRLAVALKEKGYEVSCSGTTGSDSEELLKKDILLEDLSHFSDTLRDKIDYVVPAVRIKADHPEIIKAKELGFLVIAFPDFILRMAKDKSRLVISDAKYPTRILSMVYQAIRKQNMRCDYVVMNQMKGLEKRITLSYDARMILLEGDEYDTFMFEKRPTHHLYRPHILLMPDLKWKASESFPTLESYQKLLKEMVVSIERDGKFIYNESIPYLQELAQSVREDITAIPYNVHRTVTDENGEVYLDTRFGNVPVLRYDTDFLSDINAARLACRQLGVNDKEFYNTVPEFEFND is encoded by the coding sequence ATGAAAAGAGTTCATATTGTTTCTGAGGGTGATTCGTATATGTACCGTTTGGCTGTTGCGTTAAAAGAAAAGGGATATGAAGTAAGCTGTTCGGGTACAACTGGAAGTGATTCCGAAGAATTACTAAAGAAAGATATATTACTCGAAGATCTCTCTCACTTTTCGGATACGTTACGGGACAAGATCGATTATGTGGTGCCGGCGGTACGAATAAAAGCAGACCATCCTGAGATTATCAAGGCCAAGGAATTGGGTTTTCTTGTTATTGCTTTTCCTGATTTTATTCTTCGTATGGCTAAAGATAAGAGTCGGTTGGTAATTAGTGATGCAAAATATCCCACTCGTATTTTGTCGATGGTTTACCAGGCAATACGAAAACAAAATATGCGGTGCGATTATGTCGTAATGAATCAGATGAAGGGGCTGGAAAAGAGAATTACGCTCAGTTATGATGCTCGTATGATCTTGCTTGAAGGGGATGAGTATGATACGTTTATGTTCGAAAAACGTCCTACACATCATCTTTATCGTCCGCATATATTATTAATGCCTGATTTGAAATGGAAGGCTTCCGAATCTTTCCCGACGCTGGAGTCTTATCAGAAACTGTTAAAAGAAATGGTTGTTTCTATAGAACGGGATGGGAAATTTATATACAATGAAAGTATTCCTTATTTGCAGGAACTTGCTCAGTCGGTTCGGGAAGACATTACCGCTATACCGTATAATGTGCATCGTACTGTAACGGATGAAAACGGTGAAGTTTATCTTGATACGCGTTTCGGTAATGTTCCTGTGCTACGTTACGATACCGATTTTTTGAGTGATATTAATGCTGCCCGGCTTGCTTGCCGTCAACTGGGAGTTAACGATAAGGAGTTTTATAATACGGTACCCGAATTCGAATTTAACGATTAA
- a CDS encoding chaperone modulator CbpM, translated as MQTDLIIISEYCRVCHVDPDFIGMLEEEGLIELQVIGKDKYITGSQLKDLEKFTRMYYDLSINIEGIDTINHLLNRINSLQQEIMELRSRLHLYRPQFSIQGEEQLLRLK; from the coding sequence ATGCAGACAGATCTTATTATAATCAGTGAATATTGCCGCGTGTGCCATGTCGATCCCGACTTTATCGGTATGCTCGAAGAGGAAGGCCTTATAGAATTGCAAGTGATAGGTAAAGACAAGTATATAACCGGTTCGCAACTAAAAGATTTAGAAAAGTTTACGCGTATGTATTATGATTTGTCGATAAATATTGAAGGAATTGATACGATAAATCATCTTCTGAACCGTATAAATTCGTTGCAGCAGGAAATTATGGAACTTCGGTCTCGCTTGCATCTTTATCGTCCACAGTTTTCGATACAGGGAGAAGAACAGCTGTTGAGGCTGAAATAA
- a CDS encoding DnaJ C-terminal domain-containing protein — translation MPYIDYYKILGVNKTATTEEIKKAYKKLARKYHPDVNPNDDSAHRRFQEINEANEVLSDPEKRKKYDQYGENWKHADEFEAQKQRYGQSSGGFGGDFGGGYWSSDEGFGGGSGFSDFFEQMFGGGRQHGGGRTAGYRGQDYTAELHLSLKDASVAHKQVLTVNGKNIRITVPAGVADGQTIKLKGQGGPGANGGPAGDLYITFVIAEDANFKRLGDDLYTNADLDLYTAILGGEQIVNTFDSKVKLKVKPGTQPGSKVRLKGKGFPVYKKEGSFGDLIVTWQVKLPENLTAKQTELFEELRKTDTKF, via the coding sequence CCCGAAAGTATCATCCTGACGTAAATCCGAATGATGATTCGGCTCATCGCCGTTTTCAAGAAATAAATGAGGCGAACGAAGTATTGAGCGATCCTGAAAAAAGGAAGAAATATGATCAATACGGAGAGAACTGGAAACATGCTGATGAATTTGAGGCTCAGAAACAGCGTTACGGGCAATCATCCGGTGGTTTTGGAGGTGATTTCGGTGGCGGATATTGGTCTTCAGATGAAGGTTTCGGTGGTGGAAGCGGATTTTCTGATTTTTTCGAACAAATGTTTGGTGGAGGACGTCAGCATGGTGGAGGACGTACTGCAGGATATCGCGGACAGGATTATACGGCTGAACTACATCTCTCCTTAAAGGATGCTTCTGTCGCCCATAAACAAGTTCTTACGGTAAATGGTAAAAATATTCGGATAACGGTTCCGGCAGGTGTAGCTGACGGGCAAACGATTAAACTGAAAGGACAGGGAGGACCCGGAGCTAACGGTGGACCTGCAGGTGATTTGTATATAACTTTCGTAATTGCGGAAGATGCCAATTTTAAAAGGCTCGGAGACGATTTATATACAAATGCCGATCTCGACCTATATACAGCAATTTTAGGCGGAGAACAAATCGTAAATACTTTTGATAGCAAAGTTAAGCTGAAGGTAAAACCGGGAACGCAACCGGGATCTAAAGTACGGTTGAAAGGTAAAGGATTTCCGGTATATAAAAAAGAAGGTAGTTTTGGCGACTTGATTGTTACCTGGCAAGTGAAATTACCGGAAAATCTTACAGCTAAGCAGACAGAATTATTTGAAGAATTACGGAAGACGGACACAAAATTTTAA